The proteins below come from a single Agrococcus beijingensis genomic window:
- a CDS encoding HNH endonuclease signature motif containing protein translates to MDEMGIDADGYIAAVRAGAVDPFGATAAELDESLIAFEQEQSALMASLSDAEIDELVRTGRSLPSRPPLDDDAATRRLQLDREFAARMRALERQSARIAGEQRALMAEHLQRVLEQPGDSGVGVRELASIAAVDIGVSHRGLEKQMTDAWSLVRELPAAHESAKAGRITVGHLRVIEAETRAVRLDQRVTPEDRAAVEAELVAIAETTTPGRLRRRAKRIVDAALTEPLQQRHDAARDRRRVELFDAGDGMCDVVARVPAVLAVGLYDRLTQAARAKPKDDPRTFDQFRADALCELLLGGSVPEDLHGTSLFKAHVAITMPATELLHDGETSQLRFPAALDGRVLIDGETARRLAGGVAMWERLFTDPVTGVAVTVDTYRPAAEQQRWLHARDGGCRFPGCACGGRRADLDHTLDWAKGGTTSLDNLAVLCRGDHTLKHASRWSMRQLDHGVIEWTTPLGDVVSTVPEPIGPTFADIERALPPDRWGAALPPPEPPPDLPY, encoded by the coding sequence ATGGACGAGATGGGCATCGACGCCGACGGCTACATCGCCGCCGTGCGCGCCGGTGCGGTCGATCCGTTCGGCGCGACCGCAGCCGAGCTCGACGAGTCGCTGATCGCCTTCGAGCAGGAGCAGAGCGCGCTGATGGCGTCGCTCTCCGACGCCGAGATCGACGAGCTCGTCCGCACCGGCCGCAGCCTGCCGTCGCGGCCGCCCCTCGACGACGATGCCGCCACCCGACGGCTCCAGCTCGACCGCGAGTTCGCCGCCCGCATGCGTGCCCTCGAGCGCCAGTCGGCCCGCATCGCGGGCGAGCAGCGCGCGCTGATGGCCGAGCACCTGCAGCGCGTGCTCGAGCAGCCGGGCGACAGCGGGGTCGGCGTGCGCGAGCTCGCCTCGATCGCCGCCGTCGACATCGGCGTCTCCCATCGTGGGCTCGAGAAGCAGATGACGGATGCGTGGAGCCTCGTCCGCGAGCTGCCGGCGGCGCACGAGTCGGCGAAGGCCGGCCGCATCACGGTCGGCCACCTCCGCGTCATCGAGGCCGAGACCCGCGCGGTGCGGCTCGACCAGCGCGTCACGCCCGAGGACCGGGCTGCCGTCGAGGCCGAGCTGGTCGCCATCGCCGAGACGACGACACCCGGCCGGCTGCGGCGACGTGCCAAGCGCATCGTCGATGCGGCGCTCACCGAGCCGCTGCAGCAGCGGCACGATGCCGCACGGGATCGCCGCCGGGTCGAGCTGTTCGACGCCGGCGACGGCATGTGCGACGTGGTCGCGCGAGTGCCTGCGGTGCTCGCCGTCGGGCTCTACGACCGCCTGACGCAGGCGGCACGCGCCAAGCCGAAGGACGACCCTCGCACCTTCGACCAGTTCCGGGCCGACGCGCTCTGCGAGCTGCTGCTCGGCGGCTCGGTGCCGGAGGACCTGCACGGCACCTCGCTGTTCAAGGCGCACGTTGCCATCACGATGCCGGCCACCGAGCTGCTGCACGATGGCGAGACGTCGCAGCTCCGCTTCCCCGCCGCGCTCGACGGCCGGGTGCTGATCGACGGCGAGACCGCACGCCGCCTCGCCGGCGGCGTCGCGATGTGGGAGCGGCTGTTCACCGATCCCGTCACCGGCGTGGCCGTCACCGTCGACACCTACCGGCCCGCAGCCGAGCAGCAGCGATGGCTGCACGCGCGCGACGGCGGATGCCGCTTCCCCGGCTGCGCGTGCGGCGGCAGACGCGCCGACCTCGACCACACGCTCGACTGGGCGAAGGGCGGCACCACGTCGCTCGACAACCTCGCCGTGCTGTGCCGCGGCGACCACACGCTCAAGCACGCCTCCCGCTGGAGCATGCGGCAGCTCGACCACGGCGTCATCGAGTGGACGACGCCGCTCGGCGACGTCGTCAGCACCGTGCCCGAGCCCATCGGGCCGACGTTCGCCGACATCGAGCGCGCACTGCCGCCCGATCGATGGGGAGCCGCGCTTCCGCCGCCCGAGCCGCCGCCCGACCTGCCGTACTGA
- a CDS encoding GlxA family transcriptional regulator has protein sequence MIEPHIVIVAFPSAQILDVTGPLEVFSTASRMLPEPRYRTEVVSAHGGPVLSTSGLEFGSTPIADVRGEIDTLVVSGGRDMDAAIADEHLVHHVRLLGERARRITSVCSGAFLLAATGLLDGRRATTHWAECAMLARDFPRVAVETDAIYVRDGNLWTSAGVTAGIDLALALVSEDRGRRAAAAVARQLVVYLRRSGGQRQFSAALAAQSEEHEPVREVLEWLTANLAADLSIPALAMRANLSERQFSRVFKAAVGVTPAEQVEALRIDAACGLLETTSRTTEQIAAACGFGVPETMHRAFRRRLRTTPGQHRQHFGSG, from the coding sequence GTGATCGAGCCGCACATCGTGATCGTGGCGTTCCCGTCCGCCCAGATCCTCGACGTGACGGGCCCGCTCGAGGTGTTCTCGACTGCGTCGCGCATGCTGCCCGAGCCGCGTTACCGCACCGAGGTCGTCAGTGCTCACGGCGGACCGGTGCTCTCCACCAGCGGGCTCGAGTTCGGCTCCACGCCGATCGCCGACGTGCGCGGTGAGATCGACACCCTCGTGGTCTCCGGCGGTCGCGACATGGACGCAGCCATCGCCGACGAGCACCTCGTGCACCACGTGCGGCTGCTCGGCGAACGGGCTCGCAGGATCACCTCTGTGTGCTCCGGGGCGTTCCTCCTCGCCGCGACAGGGCTCCTCGACGGCAGGCGGGCGACGACCCACTGGGCCGAGTGCGCCATGCTGGCGCGCGACTTCCCCCGCGTGGCCGTCGAGACCGACGCGATCTATGTGCGCGACGGCAACCTCTGGACCTCGGCCGGCGTCACCGCCGGGATCGATCTCGCCCTCGCGCTCGTCTCCGAGGACCGCGGTCGGCGAGCGGCTGCCGCAGTGGCCCGTCAGCTGGTCGTCTACCTCAGGCGGTCTGGCGGGCAGCGCCAGTTCTCCGCCGCGCTCGCCGCGCAGTCGGAGGAGCACGAGCCGGTGCGCGAGGTGCTCGAGTGGCTGACGGCCAACCTCGCCGCAGACCTCTCGATCCCGGCGCTGGCGATGCGCGCGAACCTCTCCGAGCGCCAGTTCAGCCGAGTGTTCAAGGCCGCAGTCGGCGTCACGCCTGCGGAGCAGGTCGAGGCCCTGCGCATCGACGCTGCCTGCGGGTTGCTCGAGACGACATCGAGGACGACCGAGCAGATCGCGGCGGCCTGCGGGTTCGGCGTGCCCGAGACCATGCACCGTGCCTTCCGCAGGCGACTGCGCACGACGCCCGGCCAGCACCGGCAGCACTTCGGATCGGGCTAG
- a CDS encoding serine hydrolase domain-containing protein, which translates to MATTSIVGLTAAQADGEPPTLRQLTERLDREQPLIMGEYGVPGAAVAVVRQGEAVWSTGYGDAAAGEPMTADTVFQVASISKTLTAWGVMRLVESGQVSLEAPIADYVTRWSLPPSDHDASGVTVARVMSHTAGFNRVDGHPLPVGEQLPTLEESLSGDNGGGQSLRIEFEPGRGFHYSNAGYTLLQLMIEEVTGERFSDYMQAAILDPLGMTDSTYDPTRVTAQATGHYASGQPLPHYRLTEQAAGGLYSTANDLALLVAASMAGPAGEPVGRGVLTSESVRTMMAPQQMPDGSVVSLGHLNDQLDDGFTTTGNNGHNIGWITNMVIVPELGEGIVILTNSDVETTGLGLRAWTQWLGVSDTFTTQASMVALDETSTIMLVGAGLLLALAGALLVVALVQALVGRRRRRWLWRSRHPAPRIAIRGSLAALAIAGLIAVLVLPERPVYETLLPIETAAVLVAVVCSAAAALVFASTRRAHR; encoded by the coding sequence GTGGCGACGACCTCGATCGTTGGCCTCACGGCCGCTCAGGCCGACGGTGAACCGCCTACGCTGAGGCAGCTGACCGAGCGGCTCGACCGAGAGCAGCCGCTGATCATGGGCGAGTACGGCGTGCCCGGCGCCGCGGTCGCGGTCGTGCGGCAGGGCGAGGCGGTGTGGTCGACCGGGTACGGCGACGCCGCCGCGGGCGAGCCCATGACGGCAGACACGGTGTTCCAGGTGGCATCGATCTCGAAGACGCTGACCGCGTGGGGTGTGATGCGCCTGGTCGAGTCGGGGCAGGTCTCCTTGGAGGCTCCGATCGCCGACTACGTCACCCGATGGTCGCTGCCGCCTTCCGACCACGACGCGAGCGGCGTCACCGTCGCCCGCGTCATGAGCCACACCGCCGGGTTCAACCGCGTCGACGGCCACCCCCTGCCGGTGGGTGAGCAGCTGCCGACCCTCGAGGAGTCGCTCTCCGGAGACAACGGGGGCGGTCAGAGCCTGCGGATCGAGTTCGAACCGGGGCGGGGCTTCCACTACTCGAACGCGGGCTACACGCTGCTCCAGCTCATGATCGAGGAGGTGACGGGCGAGCGCTTCTCCGACTACATGCAGGCGGCGATCCTCGACCCGCTCGGCATGACCGACAGCACCTACGACCCGACACGGGTGACGGCTCAGGCCACCGGCCACTACGCGAGCGGTCAGCCGCTGCCGCACTACCGCTTGACCGAGCAGGCCGCAGGCGGCCTCTACTCGACCGCGAACGACCTGGCGCTGCTCGTGGCCGCCAGCATGGCCGGGCCGGCCGGGGAACCGGTCGGGCGCGGGGTGCTCACGAGCGAATCGGTGCGCACGATGATGGCGCCGCAGCAGATGCCCGACGGATCCGTCGTCAGCCTCGGCCACCTGAACGACCAGCTCGACGACGGCTTCACCACGACGGGAAACAACGGCCACAACATCGGATGGATCACCAACATGGTGATCGTCCCTGAACTGGGGGAGGGCATCGTGATCCTGACCAACAGCGACGTCGAGACGACAGGGCTCGGCCTGCGGGCATGGACGCAGTGGCTCGGCGTCTCCGACACCTTCACGACGCAGGCTTCGATGGTCGCCCTCGACGAGACCAGCACGATCATGCTCGTGGGCGCCGGACTGCTGCTGGCACTGGCGGGGGCGCTGCTCGTGGTCGCGCTCGTGCAGGCGCTGGTGGGCCGACGCCGACGCCGATGGCTCTGGCGGTCGCGGCACCCGGCGCCGCGCATCGCGATCCGAGGATCGCTTGCCGCGCTGGCGATCGCCGGCCTGATCGCCGTGCTCGTGCTGCCGGAGCGGCCCGTGTACGAGACGCTCCTGCCGATCGAGACGGCAGCGGTGCTCGTCGCTGTCGTCTGCTCCGCCGCTGCCGCGCTCGTCTTCGCGAGCACCCGACGGGCGCACCGATGA
- a CDS encoding alpha/beta fold hydrolase, with amino-acid sequence MKRAWLVGALAAALMLSGCAANSPFDLADGQASLDCEGDGATTVVLLAGMGDDASTWRPLRDALGPNVRTCAWDYPGVGGSTGSAAPMTAGVAAASLDATLTAAGVDRPVMLVGHSIAGLTVRLFVGQHPDDVAGVVLFDPTVSSFAHRYDLKSFQPSWDGAGSAHEVDEITVWPDIPFEILRHDSAVYAEQGMWDAQVEVAWIVGQADFASLAPSGVVTEVPGAGHYVHRDQQQTAVDAVLRVLGQIE; translated from the coding sequence ATGAAGCGCGCGTGGCTCGTCGGCGCTCTGGCCGCCGCACTGATGCTCTCCGGGTGCGCAGCGAACAGCCCCTTCGACCTGGCCGACGGGCAGGCGAGCCTCGACTGCGAGGGCGACGGCGCGACCACGGTCGTGCTCCTGGCGGGCATGGGAGACGACGCGTCGACGTGGCGCCCGCTGCGGGACGCGCTCGGGCCGAACGTCAGGACCTGCGCGTGGGACTACCCCGGCGTCGGCGGATCGACCGGCTCGGCCGCGCCGATGACGGCGGGCGTCGCAGCTGCCTCGCTCGACGCGACGCTCACTGCGGCCGGTGTCGACCGGCCGGTCATGCTCGTCGGCCACTCCATCGCCGGCCTCACCGTGCGCCTCTTCGTCGGGCAGCATCCTGACGACGTGGCCGGCGTGGTGCTGTTCGACCCGACCGTCTCGTCGTTCGCCCACCGCTATGACCTCAAGTCGTTCCAGCCGAGCTGGGACGGCGCGGGCAGCGCGCACGAGGTCGACGAGATCACCGTCTGGCCCGACATCCCCTTCGAGATCCTGCGCCACGACTCCGCGGTCTACGCCGAGCAGGGGATGTGGGATGCCCAGGTCGAAGTCGCGTGGATCGTCGGCCAGGCCGACTTCGCGTCGCTGGCGCCCTCGGGCGTCGTGACGGAGGTGCCGGGCGCCGGGCACTACGTGCATCGCGATCAGCAGCAGACGGCGGTCGACGCTGTGCTGCGCGTGCTCGGCCAGATCGAGTAG
- a CDS encoding glycoside hydrolase family 1 protein produces the protein MQRSIPHDLVLGAATAAYQIEGAAAEDGRTPSIWDAFSRVPGAVIDAHNGDVACDHYHRMPEDVAMMRELGLQTYRFSTSWARVCPDGGAPNAKGLDFYSRLVDELLDADILPWLTLYHWDLPQTLEEAGGWPSRDTAHRFVDYALAVHERLGDRVQNWTTLNEPWCSSFLSYIAGAHAPGRQSVEAGLQAGHHLLLAHGMAVQALRDAGAERLGITLNFTVADPVDPSSASDLDAARRIDEQYNRFFVDPILRGCYPETLLADVGHLGLDAVVQEGDLAIIASPIDVLGVNYYHGDACSFEPPAEPMLQDAPTDRAIRSPFPAADGVQIHPRGLPVTTMGWEVQPDGLTRLLTRLHEEYAGPKGVELWVTENGAAYDDEVVLETPWVAEDAATEADGADASTDQAGTLAPRIHDPERVDFLRAHVGAVLDAIDAGVPVKGYMYWSLMDNYEWAWGYHKRFGIVRVDYDTQERTVKDSGLELARMIRERTL, from the coding sequence GTGCAGCGAAGCATCCCCCACGACCTCGTGCTCGGCGCCGCCACGGCGGCCTACCAGATCGAGGGCGCAGCGGCCGAGGACGGCCGCACGCCCAGCATCTGGGATGCGTTCAGTCGCGTCCCCGGGGCGGTGATCGACGCGCACAACGGCGATGTCGCCTGCGACCACTACCACCGCATGCCCGAGGACGTCGCGATGATGCGCGAGCTCGGGCTGCAGACCTACCGCTTCTCGACCAGCTGGGCACGCGTCTGCCCCGACGGCGGCGCCCCGAACGCCAAGGGCCTCGACTTCTACTCGCGGCTCGTCGACGAGCTGCTCGACGCCGACATCCTGCCGTGGCTGACGCTCTACCACTGGGACCTGCCGCAGACGCTCGAGGAGGCCGGCGGCTGGCCGAGCCGCGACACCGCCCACCGCTTCGTCGACTACGCGCTCGCGGTGCACGAGCGGCTCGGCGACCGGGTGCAGAACTGGACCACCCTCAACGAGCCCTGGTGCTCGTCGTTCCTCTCCTACATCGCCGGCGCGCACGCGCCGGGTCGGCAGAGCGTCGAGGCCGGCCTGCAGGCGGGCCACCACCTGCTGCTCGCCCACGGCATGGCCGTGCAGGCGCTGCGCGATGCGGGCGCCGAGCGCCTCGGCATCACCCTGAACTTCACCGTCGCCGACCCCGTCGACCCGAGCAGCGCATCCGACCTCGATGCCGCCCGGCGCATCGACGAGCAGTACAACCGGTTCTTCGTCGACCCGATCCTGCGCGGCTGCTACCCCGAGACGCTGCTCGCCGACGTCGGCCACCTGGGCCTCGACGCGGTGGTGCAGGAGGGCGACCTCGCGATCATCGCGAGCCCCATCGACGTGCTGGGCGTCAACTACTACCACGGCGACGCCTGCTCGTTCGAGCCGCCGGCCGAGCCGATGCTGCAGGATGCGCCGACCGATCGCGCGATCCGCAGCCCGTTCCCGGCGGCCGACGGCGTGCAGATCCACCCGCGCGGCCTGCCCGTGACGACGATGGGCTGGGAGGTGCAGCCCGACGGCCTCACCCGACTGCTCACCCGGCTGCACGAGGAGTACGCGGGGCCGAAGGGCGTCGAGCTCTGGGTCACCGAGAACGGCGCCGCCTACGACGACGAGGTGGTGCTCGAGACGCCGTGGGTCGCGGAGGATGCCGCGACGGAGGCAGACGGTGCGGATGCGTCCACGGATCAGGCGGGCACGCTCGCACCGCGCATCCACGACCCCGAGAGGGTGGACTTCCTCCGCGCGCACGTGGGCGCCGTGCTCGACGCGATCGACGCGGGGGTGCCCGTCAAGGGCTACATGTACTGGTCGCTGATGGACAACTACGAGTGGGCCTGGGGCTACCACAAGCGATTCGGCATCGTGCGGGTCGACTACGACACGCAGGAGCGCACCGTGAAGGACTCCGGGCTCGAGCTCGCGCGCATGATCCGCGAGCGCACGCTGTAG
- a CDS encoding fasciclin domain-containing protein, with amino-acid sequence MLTKKNPTMAGLVLVGAATLALAGCSMGGSTAAAPEASEPTGMTQAPMESDAAMDPAYDSLVGAGCAMYDEQVPDGAGSIVGMSQDPVAVAASNNPILTTLVAAVSGQLNPEVDLVDTLNGSEFTVFAPVDDAFAALPAETVEALGTPEGAETLSSVLTYHVVPGQIAPDAIVGEQTTVQGETLMVEGSGDELMVNGATVVCGGVQTANATVYLIDTVLMPPSMG; translated from the coding sequence ATGCTCACCAAGAAGAACCCCACCATGGCAGGGCTCGTGCTCGTCGGCGCGGCGACGCTCGCGCTCGCCGGCTGCTCGATGGGCGGCAGCACCGCTGCGGCACCCGAGGCCTCGGAGCCGACCGGCATGACGCAGGCGCCGATGGAGTCGGACGCCGCGATGGACCCGGCCTACGACAGCCTCGTCGGCGCCGGCTGCGCGATGTACGACGAGCAGGTGCCAGACGGCGCCGGCTCGATCGTCGGCATGTCGCAGGACCCGGTCGCGGTCGCGGCCTCGAACAACCCGATCCTCACGACGCTCGTCGCCGCGGTCTCTGGCCAGCTGAACCCCGAGGTCGACCTGGTCGACACGCTCAACGGCTCCGAGTTCACGGTCTTCGCGCCGGTCGACGACGCCTTCGCGGCGCTGCCCGCCGAGACCGTCGAGGCGCTCGGCACCCCCGAGGGCGCCGAGACGCTCAGCTCGGTGCTGACCTACCACGTGGTGCCCGGACAGATCGCGCCTGACGCGATCGTGGGCGAGCAGACGACCGTGCAGGGCGAGACGCTCATGGTCGAGGGCTCGGGCGACGAGCTGATGGTCAACGGCGCCACCGTCGTCTGCGGCGGCGTGCAGACCGCCAACGCCACGGTCTACCTGATCGACACGGTGCTGATGCCGCCGTCGATGGGCTGA
- a CDS encoding cytochrome c biogenesis protein CcdA — MLALIGLLGGFITGISPCIIPVLPVILFSGGMQSARGGQTTDAPADAGTEASGESAVATATAVRTRRIRTVSRWRPYLVIAGIVVSFTLMTLAGSLLLSLLGLPQDVLRWAGIIVLSLIGIGLIVPRLQHLLEKPFQKIPWLNAASERSGKLQGFPLGLALGAVYVPCAGPVLAAITVAGSTGQIGPDTIVLTVSFAIGAALPLLFFALAGRGLAERIAAFRKRQGVIRMVSGALMILLALGLVFDVPARLQRLVPDYTSAIQGFIADNEEVQDAIAIGGLETEENKDLDLCDPGATQLQECGTAPSIRGIESWFNTEGDQPIDLAELRGQVVLIDFWAYSCINCQRSAPHMNAWQDAYADAGLQVIGVHSPEYAFEKVRQNVVDGAAALGIEYPVAIDNSLSTWTNYRNAYWPARYLVDADGTVRNVHFGEGSYREGEQMIRELLQQANPDVSLPPATELSDETPENASITPESYLGTTKMQNFGGEERYSTLTEAFAYPAEQAPDTFALDGAWRLETQFVTPRDGEARIRLEYRGQEVRLVLAGSGTVVADVDGERVELEVSGTPRSYQLLGADASQQGVIEVTVPAGVEAYSFTFG, encoded by the coding sequence ATGCTCGCCCTCATCGGATTGCTCGGTGGTTTCATCACCGGCATCTCGCCCTGCATCATCCCGGTGCTGCCGGTCATCCTCTTCTCGGGCGGCATGCAGTCCGCGCGCGGCGGGCAGACGACGGATGCGCCTGCCGACGCGGGCACGGAGGCCTCGGGCGAGAGCGCGGTGGCGACCGCGACCGCGGTGCGGACCCGACGCATCCGCACCGTCTCGCGCTGGCGCCCGTACCTGGTGATCGCGGGCATCGTCGTGAGCTTCACGCTCATGACGCTCGCGGGCAGCCTGTTGCTGAGCCTGCTGGGGCTGCCGCAGGATGTGCTGCGCTGGGCCGGCATCATCGTGCTGAGCCTGATCGGCATCGGCCTCATCGTGCCCCGCTTGCAGCACCTGCTCGAGAAGCCGTTCCAGAAGATCCCGTGGCTGAACGCGGCCAGCGAGAGGTCGGGCAAGCTGCAGGGCTTCCCGCTCGGCCTCGCGCTCGGCGCCGTCTACGTGCCGTGCGCCGGCCCCGTGCTGGCCGCCATCACCGTCGCCGGATCCACGGGCCAGATCGGCCCCGACACGATCGTGCTCACCGTCTCGTTCGCGATCGGCGCGGCGCTGCCGCTGCTGTTCTTCGCGCTCGCGGGCCGCGGCCTCGCCGAGCGCATCGCGGCGTTCCGCAAGCGCCAGGGCGTGATCCGCATGGTCTCCGGCGCGCTCATGATCCTGCTCGCGCTCGGCCTCGTCTTCGACGTGCCGGCCAGGCTGCAGCGCCTCGTGCCCGACTACACCTCGGCGATCCAGGGCTTCATCGCCGACAACGAGGAGGTGCAGGACGCGATCGCGATCGGCGGCCTCGAGACCGAGGAGAACAAGGATCTCGACCTCTGCGACCCGGGCGCGACCCAGCTGCAGGAGTGCGGCACGGCCCCGAGCATCCGCGGCATCGAGTCGTGGTTCAACACCGAGGGCGACCAGCCGATCGACCTGGCCGAGCTGCGCGGGCAGGTCGTGCTCATCGACTTCTGGGCCTACTCCTGCATCAACTGCCAGCGGTCGGCGCCCCACATGAACGCCTGGCAGGACGCCTACGCCGACGCGGGGCTGCAGGTGATCGGCGTGCACAGCCCCGAGTATGCGTTCGAGAAGGTGCGGCAGAACGTCGTCGACGGCGCGGCCGCGCTCGGCATCGAGTACCCGGTGGCGATCGACAACTCGCTCTCGACCTGGACCAACTACCGCAACGCCTACTGGCCCGCCCGCTACCTGGTCGACGCCGACGGCACCGTGCGCAACGTGCACTTCGGCGAGGGCTCGTACCGGGAGGGCGAGCAGATGATCCGCGAGCTGCTGCAGCAGGCGAACCCCGACGTCTCGCTGCCGCCGGCCACCGAGCTCTCGGACGAGACGCCCGAGAACGCATCCATCACCCCCGAGTCGTACCTCGGCACCACCAAGATGCAGAACTTCGGCGGAGAGGAGCGCTACTCGACGCTCACCGAGGCGTTCGCGTACCCGGCGGAGCAGGCGCCCGACACCTTCGCGCTCGACGGCGCCTGGCGCCTCGAGACGCAGTTCGTGACGCCGCGGGACGGCGAGGCGCGGATCCGTCTCGAGTACCGCGGGCAGGAGGTGCGACTGGTGCTGGCCGGCTCGGGCACGGTCGTCGCCGACGTCGATGGCGAGCGGGTGGAGCTCGAGGTGTCGGGCACGCCCCGCTCGTACCAGCTGCTCGGGGCGGATGCGTCGCAGCAGGGAGTGATCGAGGTAACGGTGCCCGCGGGCGTCGAGGCCTACTCGTTCACGTTCGGGTGA
- a CDS encoding DUF2255 family protein, whose product MEIATTAWTKDELDAFERVSEIRVAGARRDGSLRSWRIVWHAVVDGQLLVRSVNGPEAQWYVGVLRQLRGGVAWDGEERDVAFVLDDSLDDELDAAYVARYGNGAPTRRLNAEPARGTTLRVDAR is encoded by the coding sequence ATGGAGATCGCCACGACCGCATGGACGAAGGACGAGCTGGATGCGTTCGAGCGCGTCTCCGAGATCCGGGTCGCGGGCGCGCGCAGGGATGGCTCGCTGCGATCGTGGCGCATCGTCTGGCACGCGGTCGTCGACGGGCAGCTGCTCGTGCGCTCGGTGAACGGGCCGGAGGCGCAGTGGTACGTGGGCGTGCTGCGGCAGCTGCGCGGCGGGGTCGCCTGGGACGGCGAGGAGCGCGACGTCGCCTTCGTACTGGACGACTCGCTGGACGACGAGCTCGACGCCGCCTACGTGGCGCGCTACGGCAACGGCGCCCCGACCCGGCGACTGAACGCGGAGCCCGCGCGCGGCACGACGCTGCGCGTCGACGCGCGGTAG
- a CDS encoding DMT family transporter, with protein MSDSTGDAPRTRLGPTAIVVASIALVVTWSSGFIGAELSARAGGEPITVLAWRFVVLAGLLVAAMLVLRRRWPGRRSWLRQGTIALLSQAGYLLMIFEGVRAGVDGGTAALIAALQPMLVATIAGRLLGERATGWMWCGMAVGLGGVALVVSGQLGESGAPLWAYLLPFVGVLCLGSGTVLQRRWHLQDDLLQTITMQAVVATAVFMAVALVRGQAAPPATAELWFAVLWLVVLASLGGYVLYVTVTRSHGATFVSTLLYLTPPTAMLWVWLVFGVPVTGVGVVGLVVAAVGVVIVLVAQQRAARGDR; from the coding sequence GTGTCAGACAGCACCGGCGACGCGCCGCGCACCAGGCTCGGCCCCACGGCGATCGTGGTGGCGTCGATCGCGCTCGTGGTCACGTGGAGCTCGGGGTTCATCGGCGCCGAGCTGTCGGCACGCGCCGGCGGCGAGCCGATCACGGTGCTCGCCTGGCGCTTCGTCGTGCTCGCCGGCCTGCTCGTCGCGGCGATGCTCGTGCTGCGCCGCCGCTGGCCGGGCCGCCGCAGCTGGCTGCGGCAGGGCACCATCGCGCTGCTCAGCCAGGCCGGCTACCTGCTGATGATCTTCGAGGGCGTGCGCGCCGGCGTCGACGGCGGCACCGCCGCGCTCATCGCCGCGCTGCAGCCGATGCTCGTCGCCACGATCGCCGGTCGCCTGCTCGGCGAGCGTGCCACCGGGTGGATGTGGTGCGGCATGGCGGTGGGGCTCGGTGGCGTCGCGCTCGTCGTCAGTGGGCAGCTCGGCGAGTCCGGGGCGCCGCTGTGGGCCTACCTGCTGCCGTTCGTGGGCGTGCTGTGCCTCGGCAGCGGCACGGTCCTGCAGCGCCGCTGGCACCTGCAGGACGACCTGCTGCAGACGATCACGATGCAGGCGGTCGTGGCGACCGCGGTGTTCATGGCCGTCGCGCTCGTGCGCGGGCAGGCGGCGCCGCCCGCCACCGCCGAGCTGTGGTTCGCGGTGCTGTGGCTCGTCGTGCTCGCGAGCCTCGGCGGGTACGTGCTCTACGTGACGGTCACGCGCTCGCACGGCGCGACCTTCGTCAGCACGCTGCTCTACCTGACGCCCCCGACCGCGATGCTCTGGGTGTGGCTGGTGTTCGGCGTGCCCGTCACGGGCGTCGGCGTCGTCGGCCTGGTCGTCGCCGCAGTGGGCGTGGTGATCGTGCTGGTCGCGCAGCAGCGCGCGGCGCGCGGCGACAGGTAG
- a CDS encoding anti-sigma factor, with the protein MSDDQRSIDDLAAAYALDALSPAERERFDAEASPEARAEAASLADTAALLAGDEVAPPPTLRASVLDAIALEPQLPAVDTAAPASTAPAVEPALPFAAPAALPIEPTRVEETRRPGPAERRARARWQPLRVLGAVAAGTAILLGGVAIGTQLGGASTQEALGAVVAADDAQRSEVELADGTVATVIWSPEQGQSAILFEGLDAAPAGQTYQAWYIDAAGAHPAGTFDASGTSTAFLLDGELTAGTAVGVTVEPEGGSEAPTTEPILVVQT; encoded by the coding sequence ATGAGCGACGACCAGCGGTCGATCGACGACCTCGCCGCGGCCTATGCGCTCGACGCGCTCAGCCCGGCCGAGCGTGAGCGCTTCGACGCGGAGGCATCGCCCGAGGCTCGGGCTGAGGCGGCGAGCCTGGCCGACACGGCCGCGCTGCTCGCCGGCGACGAGGTCGCGCCGCCGCCGACGCTGCGCGCGAGCGTGCTCGACGCCATCGCCCTCGAGCCGCAGCTGCCGGCGGTCGACACCGCGGCACCCGCCTCGACGGCGCCCGCGGTCGAGCCCGCACTGCCGTTCGCGGCGCCCGCGGCGCTCCCGATCGAGCCCACTCGGGTTGAGGAGACCCGTCGACCCGGCCCGGCGGAGCGGCGTGCACGCGCCCGCTGGCAGCCGCTGCGCGTGCTGGGCGCCGTCGCAGCCGGCACTGCGATCCTGCTGGGCGGCGTCGCCATCGGCACGCAGCTCGGCGGCGCATCGACGCAGGAGGCGCTCGGCGCGGTCGTCGCGGCCGACGACGCCCAGCGCAGCGAGGTCGAGCTGGCCGACGGCACCGTCGCGACGGTCATCTGGTCGCCCGAGCAGGGCCAGTCGGCGATCCTCTTCGAGGGCCTCGACGCGGCTCCCGCGGGCCAGACCTACCAGGCCTGGTACATCGACGCGGCCGGGGCCCACCCGGCCGGCACCTTCGACGCGAGCGGCACCAGCACGGCGTTCCTGCTCGACGGCGAGCTGACGGCGGGCACCGCCGTCGGCGTGACCGTCGAGCCGGAGGGCGGGTCTGAGGCACCGACCACCGAGCCGATCCTCGTCGTCCAGACCTGA